Proteins encoded by one window of Pseudorca crassidens isolate mPseCra1 chromosome 3, mPseCra1.hap1, whole genome shotgun sequence:
- the LOC137221800 gene encoding LOW QUALITY PROTEIN: protocadherin gamma-B3-like (The sequence of the model RefSeq protein was modified relative to this genomic sequence to represent the inferred CDS: deleted 2 bases in 1 codon) — translation MGNRLGSKRQAGRRRILFLFLLSLFRLALSEQVRYAIPEELARGSLVGTLTKDLGLGVRDLCTRNLRISAEKKFFTVSTENVDLLVSDRIDREQICGRKSMCVLEFEMVAEKPLNFFHITVEIQVNDNPPTFSRNVTELEISELALTGATFALESAQNSDVGVNSLQLYYLNPDPHFSLIRKENPDGSRYPELVVQAPLDREEQSCHHLVLTAVDGGEPARSCTTQIRVVVADANDNPPVFTQDMYRVSVQENLPLGSSVLRVMATDLHEGINAEITYAFINIGKAVRQLFKLDSETVELTTGGGLDFEERGSYTTGVEAKDGGRQTAHCKLQIGILDENDNAPEITLDSESKYIQEDAELGAVVALIKTHDLGSGFNGENLCQLKGNFPFKMVQDTKNTYKLVTDRALDREKTPEYNVTITATDKGKPPLSSKRSVTLKVADVNDNAPVFHQACYVVHVAENNPPGASNAQVSASDPDLGPNSHISYSIVASDLEPRALSSYMSVSAQSDVVFAQRPFDHEQLRAFELTLQARDHGSPTLSTNVSLRVLVGDRNDNAPRVLYPALGPDGSALFDTVPRAAQPGYLVTKVVAVDADSGHNAWLSYHVLQASEPGLFSVGLRTGEVRTARALGHRDAARQRLLVAVRDGGQPPLSATATLLPVFADSLQEALPDLSDHSEPTDPQAELQFYLVVALALISVLFLLAVILAVALSLRRSSSPATWSCFQTNFCSKTGPGVLPNYGEGALPYSYNLCATHSSKTEFKFLNIKPENALPRDLLYNEASWLESTSNDNPQIACNSVNLQQVSYFKTFFSHKYN, via the exons ATGGGAAACCGCTTGGGGTCGAAGCGCCAGGCTGGGCGGAGGcgaattttgtttctcttcctgcTGTCTTTGTTCCGCCTGGCGCTTTCGGAGCAAGTCCGCTACGCTATTCCAGAGGAGCTGGCCAGGGGCTCGCTGGTGGGGACCCTCACCAAGGATCTGGGGCTTGGCGTGCGAGATTTGTGTACACGGAACCTGCGGATTAGTGCAGAGAAGAAATTCTTCACAGTGAGCACCGAGAACGTAGACTTACTTGTGAGCGATCGTATAGACCGAGAGCAGATTTGTGGCAGGAAGTCGATGTGTGTTCTGGAATTCGAAATGGTCGCTGAAAAGCCTTTGAACTTTTTTCATATAACCGTGGAGATTCAAGTCAACGACAACCCACCGACCTTTAGCCGAAATGTCACTGAGCTGGAAATCAGTGAACTGGCCCTAACTGGAGCCACCTTTGCCCTGGAATCTGCACAAAATTCAGATGTAGGTGTCAATTCCCTGCAGCTATACTACCTCAACCCTGACCCTCATTTCTCTTTGATCCGGAAGGAGAACCCAGACGGCAGTAGGTACCCAGAACTGGTAGTGCAGGCTCCCCTGGACAGAGAAGAGCAGTCCTGCCACCACCTGGTCCTCACGGCTGTGGATGGGGGTGAGCCAGCCAGAAGCTGCACTACGCAGATCAGGGTAGTTGTGGCAGATGCAAATGATAACCCCCCAGTGTTCACCCAGGACATGTACAGGGTCAGTGTTCAAGAGAACCTACCCCTGGGTTCCTCTGTGCTAAGAGTGATGGCCACTGACTTGCATGAGGGCATCAATGCTGAGATCACCTACGCTTTTATCAATATTGGTAAGGCAGTGAGACAACTGTTCAAGCTGGACAGTGAAACAGTGGAACTCACCACTGGTGGAGGACTGGACTTTGAAGAGAGAGGGAGCTACACAACTGGGGTGGAAGCAAAGGATGGTGGACGTCAAACTGCGCATTGCAAACTACAAATAGGTATTTTGGATGAAAATGACAATGCTCCCGAGATAACCCTGGATTCTGAATCTAAATATATACAAGAAGATGCTGAGCTGGGGGCTGTGGTTGCCTTGATCAAAACACATGATCTAGGTTCTGGATTTAATGGGGAAAACTTATGCCAACTAAAAGGAAATTTCCCATTTAAAATGGTTCAAGATACAAAAAACACATACAAGCTGGTGACAGATAGAGCCTTAGATCGAGAGAAGACTCCAGAATACAATGTCACTATCACAGCTACTGACAAGGGCAAGCCGCCCCTCTCCTCTAAAAGAAGTGTCACGTTGAAAGTCGCTGATGTCAACGACAACGCTCCGGTTTTCCACCAGGCCTGCTACGTGGTCCACGTGGCCGAAAACAACCCGCCCGGCGCCTCCAACGCCCAAGTTAGCGCTTCAGATCCAGACTTGGGGCCCAACAGCCACATCTCCTACTCCATCGTTGCCAGCGACCTGGAGCCGCGCGCGCTGTCGTCCTACATGTCCGTGAGCGCGCAGAGCGACGTGGTGTTCGCGCAGCGCCCCTTCGACCACGAGCAGCTGCGCGCCTTCGAGCTGACGCTGCAGGCCCGCGACCACGGCTCGCCCACGCTCAGCACCAACGTGAGCCTGCGCGTGCTGGTGGGCGACCGCAACGACAACGCGCCCAGGGTGCTGTACCCGGCGCTGGGGCCCGACGGTTCGGCGCTCTTCGACACGGTGCCGCGCGCCGCGCAGCCCGGCTACCTGGTCACCAAGGTGGTGGCGGTGGACGCCGACTCTGGACACAACGCCTGGCTGTCCTACCACGTGCTGCAGGCCAGCGAGCCCGGACTCTTCAGCGTGGGGCTGCGCACGGGCGAGGTGCGCACTGCGCGGGCCCTGGGCCACAGGGACGCGGCCCGCCAGCGCCTGCTGGTTGCTGTGCGTGATGGGGGACAGCCGCCCCTCTCGGCCACCGCCACGCTGCTCCCGGTTTTCGCGGACAGCCTGCAGGAAGCGCTGCCGGACCTCAGTGACCACTCTGAGCCCACTGACCCCCAAGCTGAGCTGCAGTTTTACCTGGTGGTAGCCTTGGCCTTGATCTCAGTGCTCTTCCTCCTGGCAGTGATTCTGGCGGTTGCCCTGAGTTTGCGACGCTCCTCCAGCCCTGCCACCTGGAGTTGCTTTCAGACTAATTTTTGCTCCAAAACTGGACCCGGAGTTCTCCCCAACTATGGGGAAGGGGCTTTACCATATTCCTACAATCTG TGCGCCACACATTCCTCAAAGACCGAGTTTAAATTTCTCAATATAAAGCCTGAAAATGCTCTACCACGAGATCTTCTGTATAATGAAGCCTCTTGGCTTGAAAGTACCAGTAACGACAATCCCCAAATTGCTTGTAATTCAGTCAATTTGCAACAGGTGAGTTACTTCAAAACCTTTTTCTCCCATAAGTATAATTAG